The Elusimicrobiota bacterium sequence CACCGACGATTTAAGGAACGCCCGCACCCACAATACCATGGACCACCTCAACATCGTCCGAAACAACGCCACCCGTTTGCGCCAATTCGTCAACGATATTTTGGACGTCTCCAAAATTGAGGCCCGCGGGATGGAGGTGGTTAAGGAGAAGGTCAACGTTTTAGAAATGTTCAGCGAACTGATCCAACTCTTTGGGCCTAAAGCCCAGGAGAAGGCCATCCACCTGGCGCAAGAATCAGTGGACCCCGGTCTGGCCGTTAACGCCGATCCGGACAAACTCACCCAGGTATTAACGAACATCGTCAGTAACGCCCTCAAATTCACCCCTATGAGCGGGCGTGTGACCCTCACGGCCCGGGGAGGCGTGACATCTGCGGTGGATCCTCGTCTTCCAAACGGCCAATTTGTGAGCCTGGCTGTGATCGACACAGGCCCCGGAATCGCGGCCAAGGACATGGAGCGAATATTCAACCGATTCGAGCAGGTGGCGGAGGCCCGGGAAGAAGTGCATGGGCAGAAAGGGACAGGCCTGGGTCTGCCCATCACGAGAGGGTTGGTGGAGATTCACGGGGGGAAAGTGATGGTCGACAGTGAAGTCGGGCGGGGAAGCCGGTTTACGGTATATCTCCCGGAGGAAGTATGACCTCCTCCAGGATCCTGATCGTTGACGACGAACCTGATTTTGTCCGGTTTCTTGACGATGTTTTGAAGCCGGAGAATTTCGTGGTGACGGTGGCCGAGGACGGAGTGAAAGCACTGAAAATGGCGGCGGCTTCCGTGCCGGACCTGATTTTACTGGATTGGAACCTGCCGGGGAAAGATGGTATCGAGGTCTGTAAGGCTTTGAGGGCTAACCCGAAAACCGAGCATATCCCCATCATTATGTTGACCGCCCGGGGGCGGGAGACGGATACCGTGTTGGGCTTGGAAATGGGCGCCAATGATTTCATCACCAAACGCGCCCTTCGGCCGCGGGAGTTGATCGCCCGGGTTCGCACCGCCCTACGGAAGGCCGGGACCGGGGCGGGGGACGCGACGGAAATCCTTCGGTCCGGGGAATTGGTTCTCGATACGGCCCAACGAAAAGTTTGCGTCGGCGACCGGGAAGTGGACCTGAGGAGGAAAGAATTCGACCTGCTCTACATCTTCATGAAAAAAGCCGGGCGCGTGTTGACACGAAACTTTCTGACCGAAACCGTTTGGGGAGAACAATTTTTTGGCACGAGCCGAACGGTCGACACGACCATCGCCCGGCTCCGGGCTGAGCTAGGAAAGGAAGGACGCAAGATCGAAGCCATCCAGGGCGTCGGCTATAAATTCAATCAATAGCAATAGGGGACGTAGGCATAGGGGACGGTCTTTAGTTAATAACATATTGACGCAAATTCGCTGATCTCCTAAAATCGTGTTATGCCACGACAACGGCGGTTAGATGTTCCCGGAGGCATAGGGGACGGTCTTTAGTTAATAACATATTGACGCAAATTCGCTGATCTCCTAAAATCGTGTTATGCCACGACAACGGCGGTTGGATGTTCCCGGGGTTCTCCATCACGTTATCACCCGCGGCATTGAGCGGCGGAAGATATTTTTGGACAATCAGGACCGAATCGACTTCCTGGACCGACTGGAGATTGCTCTTGAAAAGACGGGGGGTCGATGCTACGCCTGGGTCTTAATGCCCAACCATGTTCACCTTTTGATACGCACAGGGAAAACGCCCCTAAGCGTCATGATGAGACGGCTACTGACCGGTTACGCGGTTGGGTTCAATCATCGACATCATCGGCATGGCTATCTCTTTCAAAACCGTTACAAATCGATCCTTTGCCAGGAGGATGCTTATTTTATGGAGCTGGTGCGCTACATCCACCTCAATCCCGTGCGGGCAAAGTTACTGGAAACCATGGAAAAATTGGACCAATATCCCTGGAGCGGGCATGGGGTTCTGGTTGGCACTCGGAAGGCTAAATGGCAGGAGAGGGGGGAGGTTCTGAATCGGTTTGGGAAAAGGGAATCTTCTTCAATCGCTGGCTACCGACAGTTTCTGAAAGAGGGTTGGGGAATGGGGCGGCGAGAGGACTTAATGGGCGGAGGTTTGCGCCGAAGCGCAGGTGGATGGCAAGCGCTCCTGGCCATGCGCCGGAACAAGGACTACCAGAGGGGAGATGAGCGAATATTGGGCGATGGCGATTTCGTCAACGAAGTGTTGAAGGCGAGCGAGGAAGCTCTGGCGGGAACGGAACGGTTGTTTCGGGAGGGCTGGACGTGGGAAAGGCTTGTCCAACGGGCCTGCGAGATCAACCGGTTGTCCCCCCAGGACTTGAAGCGCAAGGGTCGTAGTAACGCCATTTCCCAGGCGAAGGCGATGTTAACGGATGCAGGACTCCATCGGTTGGGAATGAAACAGAAAGATATCGCGGAACAGTTGGGGATATCCCAGGGAGCTCTCTCGCAAATTTATCGAGCCAACTTGCAAGGTATCGGCGATATATTATTATCTAAAGACCGTCCCTAACGCCATGGTTGATCAGAACCAGTCTCATAACGATCGACGATGGTTTTTGAGTTTACGGAGAGCGATCCGGATCATGGCCAGCGTCACAAAAGCCTCATAGGCCTCCAAAGAATGGTCATATCGCACCGCCACCCGTCGGAACGCATTGAGCGAAGCGAACGTGCGCTCGACCACATAGCGTCGCCGTTACCCTCGAGGCCCTTTGTGTCTTGGAAGGCCTGGACCTTGCCCATGTCGGTTTTTGCGCGAAATGCAGGGAATGGTCCCTTTCCGATGCAGGTACTGACGAAAAGCCCGACACGCATAGGCGCGGTCCCCCAGAACCTTCCCAAACCGTTTTCGGGGGCGTCCTCGTCCCACCGGAATGGCCACCCGGTCCAAGACCTTCGCCGCCAATTTGATCTCATGGGCCGGCCCTCGTTCCAATACACACGCCAGCGGGATCCCGTCCCGGTCGACAACGATCTCCCGCTTGGTTGTCAGGCCGCCTCGCGTGCGACCGACACAGCCGCCCCCCTTTTTGCTGGAGCGAAGCTACCGTCCAGAACCCCATGTGACAATTTCAGTCGCCCTCTTTTTCCCAACTGCCCGAGTAAGACACGCAACACCCGCGCCCAGACCCCTCGTTTTTGCCAGGCCACCAGACGCCGATGGCAACCTGCGGGCGATCCGTATTCCCGTGGGACATCCCGCCACCGGCATCCCGTCTTCAGCACGAACAGAATACCGTTCAACGTCTTCCGGTCATCCGTTCGCGGTCGGCCAATCCTCTGGCGCGGGAGTAGTGGTTTAATCCGTTTCCAGTCTCGATTCGATAGTTCGGTGTCTCGTTTCAAAGAACACGCTCCTTCCCTCGGCGGGGTTGGCCGCATGTTACATTTAATCAGGTTTTGTTGTCGACTCTTTCGAGACCAGCTCTAGTCAATCATGTCCCCAAATTGGTTTAATTGGTCCTAATTTCGATCGTCGTTGCCAGAAAACGAGATTTTAGACCATGATATT is a genomic window containing:
- a CDS encoding transposase translates to MTTKREIVVDRDGIPLACVLERGPAHEIKLAAKVLDRVAIPVGRGRPRKRFGKVLGDRAYACRAFRQYLHRKGTIPCISRKNRHGQGPGLPRHKGPRG
- a CDS encoding transposase is translated as MKRDTELSNRDWKRIKPLLPRQRIGRPRTDDRKTLNGILFVLKTGCRWRDVPREYGSPAGCHRRLVAWQKRGVWARVLRVLLGQLGKRGRLKLSHGVLDGSFAPAKRGAAVSVAREAA
- a CDS encoding transposase, encoding MPRQRRLDVPGVLHHVITRGIERRKIFLDNQDRIDFLDRLEIALEKTGGRCYAWVLMPNHVHLLIRTGKTPLSVMMRRLLTGYAVGFNHRHHRHGYLFQNRYKSILCQEDAYFMELVRYIHLNPVRAKLLETMEKLDQYPWSGHGVLVGTRKAKWQERGEVLNRFGKRESSSIAGYRQFLKEGWGMGRREDLMGGGLRRSAGGWQALLAMRRNKDYQRGDERILGDGDFVNEVLKASEEALAGTERLFREGWTWERLVQRACEINRLSPQDLKRKGRSNAISQAKAMLTDAGLHRLGMKQKDIAEQLGISQGALSQIYRANLQGIGDILLSKDRP
- a CDS encoding response regulator transcription factor, translated to MTSSRILIVDDEPDFVRFLDDVLKPENFVVTVAEDGVKALKMAAASVPDLILLDWNLPGKDGIEVCKALRANPKTEHIPIIMLTARGRETDTVLGLEMGANDFITKRALRPRELIARVRTALRKAGTGAGDATEILRSGELVLDTAQRKVCVGDREVDLRRKEFDLLYIFMKKAGRVLTRNFLTETVWGEQFFGTSRTVDTTIARLRAELGKEGRKIEAIQGVGYKFNQ
- a CDS encoding transposase, producing MVERTFASLNAFRRVAVRYDHSLEAYEAFVTLAMIRIALRKLKNHRRSL